DNA sequence from the Prolixibacter sp. SD074 genome:
CATCTTGTGTTCTGCCCCTACAAACAAAATCTGACAATCAGGATAACGTTCTTTCAGTCCGTCCGCAATGGAAATAGCCGGAAAAATATGTCCCCCGGTTCCGCCTCCGCTAATAATGAATTTGTATGTTTTCATTTCCTTCCGTTTCTTAAAACTTCTTTCCGATAAGAAATACTTACGCCGTCTCTTCTCTCAGCTGCACATCTTCATCGGGCAATTCTTCCGTCGACCGGAATTTGTGTTCAATTTCTTCTCTGCGTTCCTTATTATTTTGAGAGCTTACGCTCAACAATAGTCCAAAAGCAATCGCCGTAAACAGTTGGGATGTTCCTCCCCAGCTTATCCATGGCAACGGTTGTCCGGTTACGGGCAAAATCCCCACCGATACACCCATATTGATCATAGCCTGCATAAACAGCAACACCGTTATTCCGGTAGCCAAAAAAGCCGGGAATGTCCGGTTACTCTTCTTCAGCAAGATTCCTCCCCGGGTTAGCAACATGATGTAGAATAACAAGATGATGCCTCCGCCAACCATCCCATATTCCTCGATAATAATGGAATAAACAAAGTCGTTGTACGCTGCACTCATGAAGTTACTTACGGTACTATTCCCGGTACCTACCCCGCCAAATCCTCCCCGGTGAATGGCAATCGTCGCAAAGTCGGCCTGTGTCAATCCTTTCTCGGAACGTTTATCGCCATGTATATAGCGTTCGATTCGGGCGCGCACCGTTTTGATACGACCGGGACGACCGCCATCGGGAAGATGCGGCGCTATGAAATACAGTATTGCTACCAACGCTACTCCGGCCATGGCTAGTAACATCATGTACTTTAACGGCACCCGTCCGACAAACATCATGATGACCACCGTGGTAAAAAGCAAACCGGCAGTCGAAAAATCTGCGATAGCAATTGGGGCACAAATAGCGGCTGCCCCAAGCAATGTTTTGCCAAACGCTTTTTTCAAGCTGTCCTTACTCGTTTGGTTATTCGCCAATATGCGGGCAACCCAAATAACCAACGCCACTTTTGCTAATTCGGCCGGCTGAAAAGAAATAAACCCAAGCGGCAGTGTACGTCCCGTTCCACCACTGGCCCGCCCAAAAACCAAACCCATAATGATGAAAAAGAACGCTGTCAGCATACCTAAATTCGCAGTCCGGTTATAAAATTTAACGGGAATAACATTTACCATAATCAAGATGATTCCAAATCCCAACAAATGCATCATGGTTTGGCGAATCAGGTAGTGAGCGGTATTACCGCCTGCCACACGAAAAGCCAGTGCTCCGGTTGAGCTGTAGATGACCAGCATAGAAGCAATGGAAAGTGCCACCAGCACCAACCAGATGATGTTATCGCCTTTGAAATATTTCCGGTAAACGCCAAATCCCATCTTACAATCCGGTTAAAGGTTTCGTACGGCCTGCTTAAACATCTGGCCGCGTTCTTCATAATTCTGAAACAAGTCGAAGCTGGCACAAGCCGGAGACAGCAATACACTATCGCCCTCACCGGCAAGGAAATATGCATTCCGAACCGCTTCTTCCATATTATCGGTGTCGATGATATCTTTCACAATGCCGTCGAATGCCTCAATAATTTTCCGGTTATCTTTCCCGAGGCAAACAATGGCTTTCACCTTGGCTTTGACCAAATCGTACAACATCGAATAGTCGTTGCCTTTATCTACACCACCAACAATCCATACCACCTGTGTGCTCATGCTTTCCAGCGCATACCAGGTAGAATTGATATTGGTGGCCTTCGAATCGTTGATGAATTCGATACCGTGCACCCTGATGAAGCGTTCGAGCCGGTGTTCCACTCCCTGAAAGTCGGTGAGGCACTGGCGAATCTTCTCTTTTCGTAACCGGAAAACGACTCCCGACAAACCTGCCGCCATGGAGTTGTACGTGTTGTGTTTTCCTTGTAAAGCCAAATCGAATATGGACATTGCGAATGAATTATGATTAATGCTAACTTTTAGTTCGTTATTTTCAATCCAGGCCCCAAAGGCCAGTTTGTTTTTTATGGAAAACGGGATCATCTGTGCATCGATCTCCCGTTTTTCAATCTCGGAAGCGATGATCTCGTCATCGGCACAATAGATGAAATAATCTTCCGCCCGCTGATTCTGCAAAATGCGGAACTTCGAATCGACATAGTTCTGCATTTCATAATCATAACGATCCAGGTGATCGGGGGTGATGTTCAGTAAAATCGCCACATCGGCCCTGAATTCAGACATTCCGTCAAGCTGGAAGCTGGAAAGTTCAATCACAAAAAGATCGAAATTCTCTTCCGCCACTTGCCAGGCAAAACTCTTTCCCATGTTACCGGCAACGCCCACATTCAGTCCAGCCCGTTTCATCATGTCGTAAATGAGCAGGGTAGTGGTGGTTTTTCCGTTGCTTCCGGTAATGCAAATGGTTTTTGCATCCGTGTACCTTCCGGCAAATTCGATTTCTGAAATAACCGGGACTCCCTTCTCCATCAGTTCTTGCACCAATGGGACCTTTTCGGGAATACCCGGACTTTTCATCACCAAATCAGCCGCCAGGATTTCAGCCTCGGTATGCTGCTTTTCCTCCCACCGGATTCCATTCTCGTAAAGAACGCTTTTGTATTTATTTTTAATCGTCCCGCTATCCGAAACGAATACGTCAAAACCCTTTTTCTGGCCGAGAATAGCAGAACCGATTCCACTCTCGCCTGCGCCCAATATGACCAGTTTTTCCCAGGTCATGATTAACGCATTTTCAATGTTGCAACCGTTAATACGGCCAGTAAAATCCCGATAATCCAAAACCGCGTAACGATTTTGGCTTCAGGAATACCTTTTTTCTGGTAATGATGATGAAGCGGCGACATCAGGAATACCCGGCGCCCTTCACCGTATTTTCGTTTCGTATACTTGAAATAGGCCACCTGGATCATCACTGACAGGTTTTCGACCAAAAAGACACCACATAAAAGCGGAATAAGAATTTCCTTCCGGACGATGATGGCAAATACAGCCAAAATGCCTCCCATGGCCAAACTTCCGGTATCGCCCATGAAAACCTGGGCGGGAAAAGAGTTGTACCAAAGAAATCCGACAGCTGCACCGATAAAAGCTGCCATGAAGACCGTCAGTTCACCTACCTGCGGGATATACATAATATTCAGATAATCGGCGTATATCAGGTTACCACTGAGGTAGGCGAACACACCCAGCGTTGTCCCGCTGATGGCGGAAGTTCCCGTCGCCAGGCCATCCAATCCATCAGTCAGGTTAGCCCCGTTCGACACCGCCGTAATAATGAAAATGATAACGATGGCGTAAACAAGCCAGCCCCACTCGGAAGCTTTCTTGCCCATGAACCAAACCAGCCATTTATAATTGAATTCATGATTTTTCACAAACGGAATGGTGGTTTTAGTCGATTTCACATCGCGGGTTACCTGGCGAACTTCCTGCTCCCCGGTCATGATGTTCACCAATATTTCCGTCTTTACTTGTCCATCAGGATTCGTTACCCTTTCACGAATCACGACATCTTTGCTGAAATAAAGCGTGGCTGCGACAATTAATCCCAGAGAAACCTGTCCCAGAATTTTGAACTTACCCGCCAGTCCCTTTTTATTTTTCAGGAAAACCTTGATGTAATCATCAACAAATCCGATGAATCCCAGCCACACCGTAGTGATGATCATCAGAAGAATATAAACGTTGTCGAGTTTTGCGAACAAGAGCGTTGGAACCAGTAACGAGGCCAGAATAATAATTCCGCCCATTGTCGGTGTTCCCCGCTTCTGCAATTGTCCTTCCAAACCCAAATCACGAATCTCCTCGCCAATTTGCTGGCGTTGCAAAATGCGAATGATTTTCTTTCCCACGAAAGTGGAAAACAGCAATGCTGTGATGATTGCCAGTGCCGACCGGAACGAAAGGTATTCGAACATCCCCGCACCG
Encoded proteins:
- a CDS encoding FtsW/RodA/SpoVE family cell cycle protein — its product is MGFGVYRKYFKGDNIIWLVLVALSIASMLVIYSSTGALAFRVAGGNTAHYLIRQTMMHLLGFGIILIMVNVIPVKFYNRTANLGMLTAFFFIIMGLVFGRASGGTGRTLPLGFISFQPAELAKVALVIWVARILANNQTSKDSLKKAFGKTLLGAAAICAPIAIADFSTAGLLFTTVVIMMFVGRVPLKYMMLLAMAGVALVAILYFIAPHLPDGGRPGRIKTVRARIERYIHGDKRSEKGLTQADFATIAIHRGGFGGVGTGNSTVSNFMSAAYNDFVYSIIIEEYGMVGGGIILLFYIMLLTRGGILLKKSNRTFPAFLATGITVLLFMQAMINMGVSVGILPVTGQPLPWISWGGTSQLFTAIAFGLLLSVSSQNNKERREEIEHKFRSTEELPDEDVQLREETA
- the murD gene encoding UDP-N-acetylmuramoyl-L-alanine--D-glutamate ligase codes for the protein MTWEKLVILGAGESGIGSAILGQKKGFDVFVSDSGTIKNKYKSVLYENGIRWEEKQHTEAEILAADLVMKSPGIPEKVPLVQELMEKGVPVISEIEFAGRYTDAKTICITGSNGKTTTTLLIYDMMKRAGLNVGVAGNMGKSFAWQVAEENFDLFVIELSSFQLDGMSEFRADVAILLNITPDHLDRYDYEMQNYVDSKFRILQNQRAEDYFIYCADDEIIASEIEKREIDAQMIPFSIKNKLAFGAWIENNELKVSINHNSFAMSIFDLALQGKHNTYNSMAAGLSGVVFRLRKEKIRQCLTDFQGVEHRLERFIRVHGIEFINDSKATNINSTWYALESMSTQVVWIVGGVDKGNDYSMLYDLVKAKVKAIVCLGKDNRKIIEAFDGIVKDIIDTDNMEEAVRNAYFLAGEGDSVLLSPACASFDLFQNYEERGQMFKQAVRNL
- the mraY gene encoding phospho-N-acetylmuramoyl-pentapeptide-transferase, giving the protein MLYYLFKYLESLNVPGAGMFEYLSFRSALAIITALLFSTFVGKKIIRILQRQQIGEEIRDLGLEGQLQKRGTPTMGGIIILASLLVPTLLFAKLDNVYILLMIITTVWLGFIGFVDDYIKVFLKNKKGLAGKFKILGQVSLGLIVAATLYFSKDVVIRERVTNPDGQVKTEILVNIMTGEQEVRQVTRDVKSTKTTIPFVKNHEFNYKWLVWFMGKKASEWGWLVYAIVIIFIITAVSNGANLTDGLDGLATGTSAISGTTLGVFAYLSGNLIYADYLNIMYIPQVGELTVFMAAFIGAAVGFLWYNSFPAQVFMGDTGSLAMGGILAVFAIIVRKEILIPLLCGVFLVENLSVMIQVAYFKYTKRKYGEGRRVFLMSPLHHHYQKKGIPEAKIVTRFWIIGILLAVLTVATLKMR